The Rhinopithecus roxellana isolate Shanxi Qingling chromosome 9, ASM756505v1, whole genome shotgun sequence genome contains a region encoding:
- the PENK gene encoding proenkephalin-A, which produces MAWFLRLCPWLLLLGPGLLATVRAECSQDCATCSYRLVRPADINFLACIMECEGKLPSLKIWETCKELLQLSKPELPQDGTSTLRENSKPEESHLLAKRYGGFMKRYGGFMKKMDELYPTEPEEEANGSEILAKRYGGFMKKDAEEDDSLANSSDLLKELLETGDNREHSHHQDGSDNEEEVSKRYGGFMRGLKRSPQLEDEAKELQKRYGGFMRRVGRPEWWMDYQKRYGGFLKRFAEALPSNEEGESYSKEVPEMEKRYGGFMRF; this is translated from the exons ATGGCGTGGTTCCTGAGACTCTGCCCTTGGCTGCTGTTGCTCGGCCCCGGGCTTCTGGCGACAGTGCGGGCAGAATGCAGCCAGGATTGCGCGACGTGCAGCTACCGCCTGGTGCGCCCCGCCGACATCAACTTCCTG GCTTGCATAATGGAATGTGAAGGAAAACTGCCTTCTCTGAAAATTTGGGAAACCTGCAAGGAGCTCCTGCAGCTGTCCAAACCAGAGCTTCCTCAAGATGGCACCAGCACCCTCAGAGAAAACAGCAAACCAGAAGAGAGCCATTTGCTAGCCAAAAGGTATGGGGGCTTCATGAAAAGGTATGGAGGCTTCATGAAGAAAATGGATGAGCTTTATCCCACGGAGCCAGAAGAAGAGGCCAATGGAAGTGAGATCCTCGCCAAGCGGTACGGGGGCTTCATGAAGAAGGATGCAGAGGAGGACGACTCGCTGGCCAATTCCTCAGACCTGCTAAAAGAGCTTCTGGAAACAGGGGACAACCGAGAGCATAGCCACCACCAGGATGGCAGTGATAATGAGGAAGAAGTGAGCAAGAGATATGGGGGCTTCATGAGAGGCTTAAAGAGAAGCCCCCAACTGGAAGATGAAGCCAAAGAGCTGCAGAAGCGATATGGGGGCTTCATGAGAAGAGTGGGCCGCCCAGAGTGGTGGATGGACTACCAGAAACGGTATGGAGGCTTCCTGAAGCGCTTTGCCGAGGCTCTGCCCTCCAACGAAGAAGGGGAAAGTTACTCCAAAGAAGTTCCCGAAATGGAAAAAAGATATGGAGGATTTATGAGATTTTAA